A single Amphiura filiformis chromosome 8, Afil_fr2py, whole genome shotgun sequence DNA region contains:
- the LOC140158204 gene encoding b(0,+)-type amino acid transporter 1-like gives MDTNMTNISKRRDHDNVDGKKTIKNIKEQNGKELHLKRELGLVSGVSLVVGSMIGSGIFISPKGIFENTESVGMSLVIWVLCGLISMCGALCYAELGTMIPKSGGEYSYFLDTYGGMVAFMFSWVSNFILKPALAVVILACAEYIVQPFYEGTSCGAPDIVVKLIAICITVFLTAVNCYSVRLSTFITNFFTFAKLIALAIIIVVGFIEIFKGNTQYLKPKTSFIGSSSSVSAYALAFYQGLWAYEGWNNLYNVTEELTSFKRNLPLSIIIGIPLVTVVYVLTNIAYFAVLSPEELLLSDGVAFTFAQKTLGTFAWIVQVAVVFSVFGASNANLLPSCRVGYAAAREGHMPNIMSMVHVSRITPVPAVLFLGSMTIILMIPGSIDSLINYFSFAAWLIYGLAFIAVLVLRYKHPEWDRPIKVPLFLPVLMIIASCYLVIAPILEDPALEFLYAFLFIVSGLLLYFPLVKFQLIQPRFFDKITAFLQKLLLVVPSGYNTE, from the exons CTTGGTTTGGTGAGCGGTGTTTCTCTAGTTGTAGGAAGTATGATCGGCTCTGGAATTTTTATTTCACCAAAAGGTATTTTTGAAAACACTGAGAGTGTTGGTATGAGCCTTGTCATTTGGGTTCTATGTGGACTCATATCAATGTGCG GGGCGCTTTGTTATGCCGAACTTGGTACTATGATCCCCAAATCTGGTGGGGAATACAGCTACTTTTTGGACACCTACGGAGGCATGGTTGCATTTATGTTTTCCTGGGTATCTAACTTCATTCTTAAGCCAGCGCTTGCTGTAGTTATTTTGGCATGTGCTGAATATATTGTGCAACCTTTTTACGAAGGAACTTCTTGTGGTGCTCCAGATATTGTCGTTAAGTTGATAGCAATATGTATAACCG TGTTTCTCACTGCCGTCAATTGTTATAGTGTCCGCCTATCGACATTTATCACCAATTTCTTCACATTTGCTAAACTAATAGCGTTAGCTATCATCATAGTCGTCGGCTTTATTGAAATATTCAAAG GAAACACGCAGTATTTGAAGCCCAAAACGTCTTTCATTGGGTCTTCAAGCAGCGTATCAGCGTATGCACTGGCTTTCTACCAGGGGCTGTGGGCGTATGAAGGATG GAATAATTTGTACAACGTAACCGAAGAATTAACCAGTTTCAAAAG GAACCTACCATTGTCGATCATTATTGGCATACCTTTAGTCACTGTTGTTTACGTGTTGACAAATATCGCCTACTTCGCCGTTTTGTCTCCGGAAGAACTGCTTTTATCTGATGGAGTCGCATTC ACATTTGCACAGAAAACTCTAGGTACATTTGCATGGATAGTTCAGGTTGCAGTTGTGTTTTCTGTCTTTGGTGCTTCAAATGCCAATCTGCTTCCGTCCTGTAG AGTGGGCTATGCCGCAGCTCGTGAAGGTCACATGCCAAATATTATGTCCATGGTCCATGTCTCGAGAATTACACCTGTACCTGCAGTGCTGTTCTTA GGCTCGATGACTATCATACTGATGATACCCGGTAGTATTGATTCTCTTATCAATTACTTTAGTTTTGCTGCATGGTTGATTTATGGTCTGGCATTTATTGCTGTTCTCGTATTGAGGTATAAACATCCAGAATGGGATAGACCTATCAAG GTTCCACTATTTCTTCCAGTACTAATGATAATCGCATCCTGTTACTTGGTGATAGCTCCAATACTTGAAGATCCAGCATTGGAATTTCTCTACGCATTCCTGTTTATCGTGTCTGGACTACTTCTTTATTTCCCATTGGTTAAATTTCAATTAATACAGCCAAGGTTTTTTG ATAAAATAACAGCGTTTCTGCAGAAACTTCTACTAGTGGTACCGTCAGGATACAATACAGAATGA
- the LOC140158438 gene encoding histamine H3 receptor-like — protein sequence MEHLKTISSSSLTASFLQMSINISLHHAHSLLINADAGSGLLDKAPLVPSERSSSVAPTFVKLGVIRHFAQTSIPTRVPSFVPNGELKWTPIVIIWILTVVTIIGNLLAIAAFLRNEKIRSKVANHFIFNLSVADLLVGMVSLPVNNTHLHFGYWPFGEVGCKVWLILDYTICFQGMTAVVFISIDRYCWVKWPLKYIRLMTRRRAIGTIMIAWCSGFAFYIIHVLCWEHFEGTALVNYQLHCDLEVIGGLTHAILAVLLEFMLPLVTVATVNGIVYHIVRKRFGGNNNLRRAHSSQKLNYHVQMVNSNSSPASTDVTLNTEKEKRKKSTTVINLPQITSPVIKLQAVPRHWKTAATLSLMVMTIYVLWLPYQVVLLLAPICDDCVSNLLWESVNYLLWATAAVNPFIYAYTNVHYRKEMLKIICFFCRWKCYLTIVASLPDSSRSKSPPNINEQL from the coding sequence ATGGAACATCTGAAGACCATTTCAAGTAGTTCTTTGACTGCGTCTTTCCTTCAGATGTCTATTAACATATCTCTTCACCATGCTCATTCGTTATTGATTAATGCTGATGCTGGCAGTGGATTGTTAGACAAAGCTCCATTGGTGCCATCTGAGAGATCATCTTCAGTTGCCCCTACCTTTGTCAAACTGGGCGTCATTCGTCACTTTGCACAGACATCCATACCTACCAGAGTGCCAAGCTTTGTTCCCAATGGTGAGTTAAAGTGGACTCCGATTGTTATAATCTGGATATTAACTGTAGTCACCATCATTGGAAACCTTCTGGCCATTGCAGCCTTTCTTCGTAATGAAAAGATCCGTTCTAAAGTCGCCAACCACTTCATCTTCAATCTAAGCGTTGCCGATTTGTTAGTTGGAATGGTATCGTTACCTGTGAATAATACACACTTGCATTTTGGATATTGGCCATTTGGCGAAGTCGGTTGCAAAGTGTGGCTTATTCTTGACTACACAATCTGCTTCCAAGGAATGACAGCAGTTGTCTTCATCAGTATAGATCGTTATTGCTGGGTGAAATGGCCGTTGAAGTATATACGTCTTATGACGCGTCGTCGTGCCATTGGTACCATCATGATAGCGTGGTGCAGTGGCTTTGCCTTCTATATCATTCACGTCCTATGTTGGGAACACTTTGAAGGCACAGCACTGGTCAATTATCAGTTACACTGTGATCTGGAAGTCATCGGTGGCCTCACGCACGCTATTCTGGCTGTTTTACTTGAATTTATGTTACCGCTTGTTACCGTTGCAACTGTTAATGGAATTGTCTATCATATCGTCCGTAAAAGATTTGGCGGCAATAATAATCTGAGACGTGCGCATTCTTCGCAAAAATTAAACTATCATGTACAGATGGTGAATAGCAATTCCTCCCCTGCGAGTACTGATGTAACATtaaacacagaaaaagaaaaacggAAAAAGAGCACAACAGTCATCAATTTACCACAAATTACATCGCCTGTGATTAAACTACAGGCTGTACCGAGACATTGGAAGACGGCAGCAACTCTATCGTTAATGGTCATGACAATCTATGTGCTATGGCTGCCATATCAGGTCGTTCTACTCCTGGCTCCAATATGCGATGACTGTGTCAGCAATCTACTGTGGGAATCTGTCAATTATCTTTTATGGGCTACAGCTGCTGTAAATCCATTTATTTATGCGTATACTAACGTACATTATCGGAAAGAGATGCTGAAgataatatgtttcttttgtagaTGGAAATGCTACTTAACAATCGTAGCGTCGTTACCTGATTCTTCTAGATCGAAGAGTCCGCCGAATATCAACGAACAGCTTTAG